A window of the Myripristis murdjan chromosome 15, fMyrMur1.1, whole genome shotgun sequence genome harbors these coding sequences:
- the six2a gene encoding homeobox protein SIX2a — protein MSMLPTFGFTQEQVACVCEVLQQGGNIERLGRFLWSLPACEHLHKNESVLKAKAVVAFHRGNFRELYKILESHQFSPHNHPKLQQLWLKAHYIEAEKLRGRPLGAVGKYRVRRKFPLPRSIWDGEETSYCFKEKSRSVLREWYTHNPYPSPREKRELAEATGLTTTQVSNWFKNRRQRDRAAEAKERENNENSNTNSHNPLTSSMNGNKTILGSSDDDKTPSGTPDHTSPSPALLLGSNSGLPSLHGLAPPPGPSAIPVPSGGDSVHHHHSLHHDTILNPMSSNLVDLGS, from the exons ATGTCCATGCTTCCGACGTTTGGTTTTACGCAGGAGCAAGTGGCTTGTGTCTGTGAGGTCCTCCAGCAAGGGGGGAACATCGAGCGGCTGGGACGCTTCCTCTGGTCTCTCCCGGCCTGTGAGCACCTCCACAAAAACGAGAGCGTACTCAAAGCGAAAGCCGTGGTCGCCTTCCACCGGGGAAACTTCCGAGAGCTCTACAAGATCTTGGAGAGCCACCAGTTTTCGCCGCACAACCACccgaagctgcagcagctgtggctCAAGGCGCACTACATCGAGGCGGAGAAGCTGAGAGGCCGCCCGCTCGGCGCCGTGGGGAAGTACCGCGTCCGGAGAAAGTTCCCCCTGCCCCGCTCCATTTGGGACGGAGAGGAGACCAGCTACTGCTTCAAAGAGAAGAGCAGAAGCGTCCTGCGGGAGTGGTACACCCACAACCCCTATCCATCCCCGCGGGAGAAAAGAGAGCTGGCCGAGGCCACAGGACTCACCACCACGCAGGTCAGCAACTGGTTCAAAAACCGACGGCAGAGAGACCGGGCAGCGGAGGCAAAAGAAAG AGAAAACAATGAGAACTCCAACACCAATAGTCACAACCCATTGACTTCTTCCATGAATGGAAATAAAACTATATTGGGTAGCTCGGACGACGACAAAACGCCCTCAGGGACACCGGATCACACGTCTCCGAGCCCGGCTCTGCTCCTCGGCTCAAACTCCGGTTTACCGTCCCTGCACGGCCTTGCGCCCCCGCCGGGACCCAGCGCCATCCCGGTCCCCAGCGGCGGAGACTCGGTGCACCATCACCACTCATTGCACCACGACACCATACTGAACCCTATGTCTTCTAATCTGGTGGACCTTGGCTCTTAA